The Deinococcus puniceus genome segment CTTGCGTCCGGTCTTGCACCTTGCTCCCGCCTACCTGAACACATCCCCTCGGTACCCGTTCCGATGAAGGGCAGGGATCGCCCAGCACACGCCGCCCGTCAGGGGTGAGGGTGAAGGCGGTGCGGTAAGGCTGAGCGTTCTGAACCCCTTCAACCCGTACCAGCAGGCCCGCTGCACCCAGAGTCCCCGCACTTGTTGCGTTTAAAAACAGGCGCGGGCCGAAGGCCGGATCACGCGCCCCCGGCAAGGTGGCAGGCGGCCACAGCACCTGCCGGAACAGGGAACGGCCCGTAGACACATTCCAGCGGTACAGCACCCGTGCGCCGTCCAGTGTGTAGGCCGTGCCATTCGGCCCCCACGCCACCCCGCCCGATGGCCCGCCGATATTGCCTGCCCCCCCAAAGGTGCCCGCCGCGTGCCCGGTCACCTGCACCGCGCCGCGTGGAGTCACGGTCTGGGCAGAGGTTTGACCCAGCAACAGCACAGGCAACAGCAACAGCAGTGGGCGCATGGCCTGAGGGTAGAGCATGACCGGGGTGATTGGCTGTGGAGTTTGGGGTGGAGGCTGAGTTGAAGGGAGGCTTTGTCTAAGGGAGGGCAATCGCTTCGCTCACCACCCCTCACCCCGCTGCTAGGTAACGCCCCTCTCTCTGCGAGCTGTTCCAGTCCCGCAAGGGGCGAGGGCGAAAAGAAAGGGCAAAAATTGTGGGCTTTGCTCCCTCACCCTTGAGGGGGGAGGGCCGGGGAGGGGGTGAGTGAGCAAAGCGATTGCCCTCCCTTCGACCCTAGACCCTTAGACGCTCCTCCCCTGCTAGCCTTCCCCCATGCGGCCCATTCCACCCGGCTTTTCCCAGACCCTGACCGTGCTGATCACTGACGCCATGACCGTACAATTTGAAGAACTCGGCGCAGTGCATCCGGTGTACGCGACCTACTGGATGGCGCGGCATTTCGAGGAAGCGGGGCGCAAAATCATCCTGCCTTTTTTGGAAGAGGGCGAGGGCGGCATTGGCACGCAGGTAGACGTGCAGCACACCGCCTCCGCCCTGCCCGGTATGACCGTAACGATTACCGCTACCTTCGAGCGTATGGAAGGCCGCCGCGTGGTGTGCCGGATGGAAGCCGCAAACGCGCTAGGCGACCCCATCGGCACGGGCACAACGACCCAGATGGCTCTGCCCCAGACCCGCATAGATGCCAACTTTGAAGCGTTGCGGGTGCGGTGGGCCGGAGCACAGGCAAGTCAGACACGCTGAACCGCGTTCACTCCTGTCCCGCTATGCTGGGGCGATATGCCCGAACCGCTTCCCGTGTCCCGTTATTACGATGTCAAGCGCGACGAACAAGGCCAGCGTTATCTGGATGTGCGCGTGACTGGGCTGGCCCTGCTGCAAAATCCGCTGCTGAACAAAACCACGGCCTTTACCCGTGATGAACGGCGCGAACTGGGCATCGAAGGCCTGATTCCGCCGCATACCAGCACCTTGCAGGAGCAAAAAGACCGAACCTATCTGCGTTACCTCCAGCAGACCACCGACCTCGGCAAGCACGAGTATTTGCGGGCGCTGCAAGACCGCAACGAGGTTTTATTTTACGCCATGCTGGAAGACCACTTGGAGGAAATGCTGCCCATCCTGTACACGCCGACAGTGGGCGAGGCGGTGCGGGTGTTCTCGCACATTTACCGCTACC includes the following:
- a CDS encoding thioesterase family protein, which produces MRPIPPGFSQTLTVLITDAMTVQFEELGAVHPVYATYWMARHFEEAGRKIILPFLEEGEGGIGTQVDVQHTASALPGMTVTITATFERMEGRRVVCRMEAANALGDPIGTGTTTQMALPQTRIDANFEALRVRWAGAQASQTR